A single genomic interval of Balaenoptera musculus isolate JJ_BM4_2016_0621 chromosome 14, mBalMus1.pri.v3, whole genome shotgun sequence harbors:
- the CABYR gene encoding calcium-binding tyrosine phosphorylation-regulated protein isoform X1, with the protein MISAKPRLVVPYGLKTLLEGVSRAILKANPPNITQFAAVYFKELIVFREGNNSLDIKDLVKQFHQIKVEKWSEGTAQEKKPECVKEPERTSTVSQEPKRMEKSTDTEEDNITAPQFSHKTTQFPSVHAELLSEPEDATEVVHGPSKPTTPKNATPPSSLSPAAVSPELAYVPADPAQFAAQMLGNVSSVHSDHSEIVMVDVATSMPVFPEEMLSSEAAEDDVVATLVHSGELAAVQALSETSVHVDLGSKPKDNEAEPPMASPFSLQDEQEPPAYDQAPQAPLQAATEVTSTRHVASIYKDEPVIEGVSDVEQILEQTVIPFSDHVACLKGNEQSPPLRPILVVGKTASDVSEKSVGSANFVQLESAKYDSSVHVEADGSATTVSSEKSVHLAVDIFALAPGSAGQEDSWENRASQETEVKPTLSGEAAKVVRSGASVRSSSGPQPPVPEGLNEPEIEPEWEAAPKQGLTEPAIAASEAGQPPPYSNMWTLYCLTDMSQQSRPSPPPAPGPFPQATLYLPNSKDPQFLQHPPKVTSPTYVMMDDSKKTSAPPFLLVGSNVQEAQDWKPVPGHAVSQSDALRRYAAVQVPIAVPADQKFQKHTPNPQNANPPPSGQDVPRPQSPVFLSVAFPVEDVAKKGSGFGDKRTPFGSYGIAGEITVTTANVPRAET; encoded by the exons TGGAGAAGTGGTCAGAAGGAACGGCACAAGAGAAGAAACCAGAATGTGTGAAAGAGCCAGAAAGAACATCTACAGTTTCCCAAGAACCTAAACGGATGGAAAAATCTACGGACACAGAGGAGGACAACATAACTGCACCGCAGTTTAGCCACAAAACCACGCAGTTCCCGTCAGTCCATGCTGAGCTGCTCTCAGAGCCTGAGGACGCCACTGAAGTAGTTCACGGTCCTTCGAAACCGACCACCCCTAAAAATGCCACCCCACCCTCATCACTGTCGCCAGCAGCTGTCTCACCCGAGTTGGCCTACGTCCCTGCTGACCCAGCTCAGTTTGCTGCTCAGATGTTAGGTAATGTTTCCTCTGTTCATTCGGATCACTCTGAAATTGTAATGGTGGATGTGGCAACAAGTATGCCTGTTTTTCCCGAGGAGATGCTGAGCTCAGAGGCTGCTGAAGATGATGTGGTGGCCACTCTTGTGCATTCTGGAGAGCTGGCAGCAGTGCAGGCTCTGAGCGAGACATCTGTCCATGTAGATTTGGGTTCTAAACCTAAAGACAATGAGGCTGAACCACCAATGGCTTCCCCATTCTCCTTGCAGGATGAACAAGAACCTCCTGCTTATGATCAAGCCCCTCAGGCCCCTTTGCAGGCTGCTACTGAGGTGACATCCACCAGGCACGTAGCATCTATCTATAAAGATGAGCCTGTGATTGAAGGAGTTTCTGATGTTGAGCAAATACTGGAACAAACAGTTATCCCCTTTTCTGATCATGTTGCTTGTCTCAAAGGAAACGAGCAGTCACCACCCCTTAGGCCCATACTTGTAGTAGGCAAGACAGCCTCAGACGTGTCTGAAAAATCTGTGGGTTCTGCAAACTTTGTGCAGTTGGAGAGTGCAAAATATGACTCCTCAGTACATGTGGAGGCAGATGGCTCTGCCACAACAGTGAGCTCTGAAAAATCTGTGCACCTTGCAGTGGACATCTTTGCGCTGGCCCCTGGCAGTGCTGGGCAGGAGGACTCATGGGAAAACCGTGCGTCCCAGGAGACGGAGGTCAAACCCACGCTCTCAGGGGAAGCTGCAAAAGTAGTGCGCTCAGGTGCGTCCGTAAGATCATCTAGTGGCCCCCAACCTCCTGTTCCAGAAGGTCTTAATGAACCAGAAATCGAACCAGAATGGGAAGCAGCACCTAAACAAGGTTTGACGGAGCCAG caataGCAGCAAGCGAAGCAGGACAACCACCACCATATTCTAACATGTGGACCCTTTATTGTCTAACTGATATGAGTCAACAAAGTCGCCCATCACCACCACCTGCACCTGGGCCTTTCCCCCAAGCAACCCTCTATTTACCTAATTCTAAGGATCCACAGTTTCTGCAGCATCCACCAAAAGTTACTTCTCCAACTTATGTGATGATGGACGACAGCAAGAAGACCAGTGCCCCGCCTTTTCTTTTAGTGGGCTCAAATGTTCAGGAAGCACAGGATTGGAAGCCTGTTCCTGGACACGCTGTTTCCCAGTCAGATGCCTTGAGGAGATATGCTGCAGTGCAAGTACCCATTGCTGTTCCTGCAGATCAGAAATTCCAGAAACACACCCCCAATCCCCAGAATGCTAATCCTCCTCCAAGTGGACAAGATGTCCCCAGACCACAAAgtccagtttttctttctgttgctttCCCGGTAGAAGATGTAGCCAAAAAAGGTTCAGGATTTGGTGACAAACGTACTCCCTTTGGAAGTTACGGtattgctggagaaataactgtgACTACTGCCAATGTTCCCAGAGCAGAAACTTAA
- the CABYR gene encoding calcium-binding tyrosine phosphorylation-regulated protein isoform X2, with the protein MEKSTDTEEDNITAPQFSHKTTQFPSVHAELLSEPEDATEVVHGPSKPTTPKNATPPSSLSPAAVSPELAYVPADPAQFAAQMLGNVSSVHSDHSEIVMVDVATSMPVFPEEMLSSEAAEDDVVATLVHSGELAAVQALSETSVHVDLGSKPKDNEAEPPMASPFSLQDEQEPPAYDQAPQAPLQAATEVTSTRHVASIYKDEPVIEGVSDVEQILEQTVIPFSDHVACLKGNEQSPPLRPILVVGKTASDVSEKSVGSANFVQLESAKYDSSVHVEADGSATTVSSEKSVHLAVDIFALAPGSAGQEDSWENRASQETEVKPTLSGEAAKVVRSGASVRSSSGPQPPVPEGLNEPEIEPEWEAAPKQGLTEPAIAASEAGQPPPYSNMWTLYCLTDMSQQSRPSPPPAPGPFPQATLYLPNSKDPQFLQHPPKVTSPTYVMMDDSKKTSAPPFLLVGSNVQEAQDWKPVPGHAVSQSDALRRYAAVQVPIAVPADQKFQKHTPNPQNANPPPSGQDVPRPQSPVFLSVAFPVEDVAKKGSGFGDKRTPFGSYGIAGEITVTTANVPRAET; encoded by the exons ATGGAAAAATCTACGGACACAGAGGAGGACAACATAACTGCACCGCAGTTTAGCCACAAAACCACGCAGTTCCCGTCAGTCCATGCTGAGCTGCTCTCAGAGCCTGAGGACGCCACTGAAGTAGTTCACGGTCCTTCGAAACCGACCACCCCTAAAAATGCCACCCCACCCTCATCACTGTCGCCAGCAGCTGTCTCACCCGAGTTGGCCTACGTCCCTGCTGACCCAGCTCAGTTTGCTGCTCAGATGTTAGGTAATGTTTCCTCTGTTCATTCGGATCACTCTGAAATTGTAATGGTGGATGTGGCAACAAGTATGCCTGTTTTTCCCGAGGAGATGCTGAGCTCAGAGGCTGCTGAAGATGATGTGGTGGCCACTCTTGTGCATTCTGGAGAGCTGGCAGCAGTGCAGGCTCTGAGCGAGACATCTGTCCATGTAGATTTGGGTTCTAAACCTAAAGACAATGAGGCTGAACCACCAATGGCTTCCCCATTCTCCTTGCAGGATGAACAAGAACCTCCTGCTTATGATCAAGCCCCTCAGGCCCCTTTGCAGGCTGCTACTGAGGTGACATCCACCAGGCACGTAGCATCTATCTATAAAGATGAGCCTGTGATTGAAGGAGTTTCTGATGTTGAGCAAATACTGGAACAAACAGTTATCCCCTTTTCTGATCATGTTGCTTGTCTCAAAGGAAACGAGCAGTCACCACCCCTTAGGCCCATACTTGTAGTAGGCAAGACAGCCTCAGACGTGTCTGAAAAATCTGTGGGTTCTGCAAACTTTGTGCAGTTGGAGAGTGCAAAATATGACTCCTCAGTACATGTGGAGGCAGATGGCTCTGCCACAACAGTGAGCTCTGAAAAATCTGTGCACCTTGCAGTGGACATCTTTGCGCTGGCCCCTGGCAGTGCTGGGCAGGAGGACTCATGGGAAAACCGTGCGTCCCAGGAGACGGAGGTCAAACCCACGCTCTCAGGGGAAGCTGCAAAAGTAGTGCGCTCAGGTGCGTCCGTAAGATCATCTAGTGGCCCCCAACCTCCTGTTCCAGAAGGTCTTAATGAACCAGAAATCGAACCAGAATGGGAAGCAGCACCTAAACAAGGTTTGACGGAGCCAG caataGCAGCAAGCGAAGCAGGACAACCACCACCATATTCTAACATGTGGACCCTTTATTGTCTAACTGATATGAGTCAACAAAGTCGCCCATCACCACCACCTGCACCTGGGCCTTTCCCCCAAGCAACCCTCTATTTACCTAATTCTAAGGATCCACAGTTTCTGCAGCATCCACCAAAAGTTACTTCTCCAACTTATGTGATGATGGACGACAGCAAGAAGACCAGTGCCCCGCCTTTTCTTTTAGTGGGCTCAAATGTTCAGGAAGCACAGGATTGGAAGCCTGTTCCTGGACACGCTGTTTCCCAGTCAGATGCCTTGAGGAGATATGCTGCAGTGCAAGTACCCATTGCTGTTCCTGCAGATCAGAAATTCCAGAAACACACCCCCAATCCCCAGAATGCTAATCCTCCTCCAAGTGGACAAGATGTCCCCAGACCACAAAgtccagtttttctttctgttgctttCCCGGTAGAAGATGTAGCCAAAAAAGGTTCAGGATTTGGTGACAAACGTACTCCCTTTGGAAGTTACGGtattgctggagaaataactgtgACTACTGCCAATGTTCCCAGAGCAGAAACTTAA